In Haliaeetus albicilla chromosome 18, bHalAlb1.1, whole genome shotgun sequence, one genomic interval encodes:
- the SMARCD1 gene encoding SWI/SNF-related matrix-associated actin-dependent regulator of chromatin subfamily D member 1, with protein MAARAGFQSVTPSGGGGGAAAGAGALGPGTPGGPVRMGPAPGQGLYRSPLPGAAYPRPGMLPGSRLAPQGPSMGPPGYGGSPAVRPGMAQASLDQARKRPAPQQLQQVQPQAVPNRNHNAKKKKMADKILPQRIRELVPESQAYMDLLAFERKLDQTIMRKRLDIQEALKRPIKQKRKLRIFISNTFNPAKSDAEDGEGTVASWELRVEGRLLEDSALSKYDATKQKRKFSSFFKSLVIELDKDLYGPDNHLVEWHRTATTQETDGFQVKRPGDVNVRCTVLLMLDYQPPQFKLDPRLARLLGIHTQTRPVIIQALWQYIKTHKLQDPHEREYVICDKYLQQIFESQRMKFSEIPQRLHALLMPPEPIIINHVISVDPNDQKKTACYDIDVEVDDTLKTQMNSFLLSTASQQEIAALDNKIHETIETINQLKTQREFMLSFARDPQGFINDWLQSQCRDLKTMTDVVGNPEEERRAEFYFQPWAQEAVCRYFYSKVQQRRQELEQALGIRNT; from the exons ATGGCGGCGCGGGCGGGATTCCAGTCGGTTACTCCCAGCGGTGGCGGTGGTGGAGCCGCTGCCGGGGCCGGTGCGCTGGGGCCGGGCACACCGGGTGGGCCGGTGCGCATGGGACCGGCTCCGGGACAGGGCTTGTACCGCTCGCCGTTGCCGGGAGCCGCCTACCCG CGCCCCGGGATGTTACCGGGCAGCCGGCTGGCACCTCAGGGTCCCTCCATGGGGCCCCCCGGTTACGGCGGGAGCCCGGCGGTGCGGCCCGGGATGGCGCAGGCCAGCCTGGACCAGGCGCGGAAGAGACCGGcgccccagcagctccagcaggtGCAACCGCAGGCCGTGCCCAACCGCAACCACAA CGCTAAAAAGAAGAAGATGGCTGACAAAATTCTACCTCAGAGG ATTCGTGAACTTGTACCTGAGTCTCAGGCCTATATGGACTTGCTGGCCTTTGAAAGGAAATTGGACCAGACGATCATGAGGAAACGCTTGGATATCCAGGAGGCTTTGAAGCGACCCATTAAG CAAAAACGAAAGCTACGTATTTTTATCTCCAATACCTTCAATCCAGCCAAGTCAGATGCAGAGGATGGTGAAGGAACAGTCGCCTCCTGGGAGCTTCGGGTGGAAGGACGGCTGCTGGAAGAT TCTGCTTTGTCCAAATATGACGCCAccaagcagaaaagaaagttcTCATCCTTCTTTAAATCTCTGGTCATTGAACTCGATAAAGACCTGTATGGCCCTGACAATCACCTAGTAGAG TGGCACAGGACTGCTACAACTCAGGAGACAGATGGCTTCCAGGTGAAGAGGCCAGGGGATGTAAACGTGCGCTGCACTGTCCTTCTGATGCTGGATTACCAG CCTCCCCAGTTCAAATTGGATCCCCGCTTGGCTCGTCTCTTGGGGATTCACACTCAGACCCGTCCAGTGATCATCCAGGCATTGTGGCAATATATCAAGACCCACAAGCTCCAGGACCCCCATGAGCGGGAGTATGTCATCTGTGACAAATACCTCCAGCAG ATATTTGAATCTCAGCGGATGAAGTTCTCTGAAATCCCACAAAGACTTCATGCGTTGCTTATGCCCCCAGAACCGATCATCATTAATCATGTGATCAG TGTTGACCCAAATGaccagaagaaaacagcttgCTATGACATTGATGTGGAAGTGGATGATACCTTGAAAACTCAGATGAATTCCTTTCTGCTGTCCACAGCCAGTCAACAGGAAATTGCTGCTCTGGATAACAAG ATTCATGAAACAATAGAGACAATTAACCAGCTGAAGACCCAGCGCGAGTTCATGCTGAGCTTTGCCCGAGATCCTCAGGGCTTCATCAACGACTGGCTACAGTCCCAGTGCCGGGATTTAAAG ACAATGACTGATGTTGTTGGGAATCCCGAAGAGGAGCGTAGAGCTGAGTTCTACTTCCAGCCGTGGGCTCAGGAAGCTGTGTGCAGATACTTCTACTCGAAG GTGCAGCAAAGACGGCAGGAATTGGAGCAGGCCCTGGGAATCCGTAACACATAG